From Herbaspirillum sp. WKF16:
AGACTCGCTGCGCGGCGCGCACATGGTCTTCATCGCCGCCGGCATGGGCGGCGGCACCGGCACCGGCGCCGCTCCCGTGGTGGCGCAGGTCGCCAAGCAACAGGGCGCGCTGACCGTGGCGGTGGTTTCCAAGCCGTTCTCGTACGAAGGCCAGAAGTGCATGGACATCGCCGACGCCGGCCTGGAAGAGCTGTCCCAGCACGTCGACTCGCTGATCATCATCCTCAACGAGAAGCTGGAAGAGATCTACGAAGACGACAGCATGATCGAATGGCTGTCCCACGCCGATGACGTGCTCAACAACGCCGTCGCCGGTATCGCGGAAATCATCAACGTGCCGGGCCACATCAACGTCGACTTCAACGACGTCAAGACCATCATGGGCGAGCAAGGCAAGGCCATGATGGGCACCTCGACCGCTTCCGGCGTGGATCGCGCGCGCGTGGCGGCCGAGCAGGCCGTGGCGTCGCCGCTGCTGGACGGCATCGACCTGTCCGGCGCGCGCGGCGTGCTGGTCAACGTGACCGCCAGCCGCAGCCTGAAGGGCAAGGAAATCAAGGAAGTGATGGCCACCGTGCGCGCCTTCGCCGCTCCCGACGCTTCCATCGCCCAGGGCATCGCCTACGACGACACCATGGGCGACGAGATCCGCGTCACCGTGGTGGCCACCGGCCTGGGCCGCGCCCGCAAGACCGTGCAGCTGGTGCAGACCCCGGTCCTGCGCACCGGCACCCACAACGAGCCGATGATGGCCGGCACCGGCACCATGATGCAGGGCGCCGCCCAGCCTGCGGCCGCCTTCGGCGGACTGAAGGCGCCGGCGGTGTGGCGTCGCGAGTCGGCCTCCGACACCGTGCGCGCGCTGGAAAAGAACGGCATGGAAACCTACGACATCCCGGCTTTCCTGCGCAAGCAGGCCGACTGATCGCGGGCGGATCCATCGCCGTCTCGCCGGGCTGCCCGATGTCCAGCAGCCCGGCGAGTAACAGGGCATACTAACGCCGCGCCC
This genomic window contains:
- the ftsZ gene encoding cell division protein FtsZ, coding for MEIDMVDNATLGTIIKVVGVGGAGGNAVQHMINKGVSGVEFIAANTDAQALKQSRAHNVIQIGETGLGAGMQPEVGRRLAEETRSRIEDSLRGAHMVFIAAGMGGGTGTGAAPVVAQVAKQQGALTVAVVSKPFSYEGQKCMDIADAGLEELSQHVDSLIIILNEKLEEIYEDDSMIEWLSHADDVLNNAVAGIAEIINVPGHINVDFNDVKTIMGEQGKAMMGTSTASGVDRARVAAEQAVASPLLDGIDLSGARGVLVNVTASRSLKGKEIKEVMATVRAFAAPDASIAQGIAYDDTMGDEIRVTVVATGLGRARKTVQLVQTPVLRTGTHNEPMMAGTGTMMQGAAQPAAAFGGLKAPAVWRRESASDTVRALEKNGMETYDIPAFLRKQAD